The following proteins are encoded in a genomic region of Saccharopolyspora antimicrobica:
- a CDS encoding YciI family protein: protein MFVVLLQYTAPESDIDAQLVDHYEWVTQHYDAGDFIAAGHRHPRSGAVIIARAMSRGRLDAILATDPFALHRLVRYEVIEFQALRTIPELVKYADPLTPVAHK, encoded by the coding sequence ATGTTTGTAGTGCTGCTGCAATACACCGCACCGGAATCGGATATCGACGCCCAGTTGGTAGATCATTACGAATGGGTGACCCAGCATTACGACGCCGGCGATTTCATCGCGGCCGGCCATCGCCACCCGCGCAGCGGAGCGGTGATCATCGCTCGCGCGATGTCCCGGGGGCGCCTCGACGCCATCCTCGCCACCGATCCGTTCGCGCTGCACAGGCTGGTTCGCTACGAGGTCATCGAGTTCCAGGCCCTGCGCACCATCCCGGAGCTGGTCAAGTACGCGGACCCGCTGACCCCGGTCGCCCACAAGTAG
- the trpS gene encoding tryptophan--tRNA ligase: MTRLSGITPSGHVQLGNYLGAVRRWAAEREPADLFFVSDLHAMTTPHRPQRLRALTREQFAVLIAAGIAPDSLFVQSDLAGELGALNWILECTCSYGEAARMVQFKERGAGQDGSRVGLLTYPVLMAADILLQGADQVPVGSDQDQHVELARTLARRFNSSYGQVFAVPEAVVPRTAARVRDLADPGRKMEKSSPQSPGVVFVLDEPDVIRRKFRRAVTDGLDRIRYAPDDQPGVANLLEILAACTGTSPYTAAGSATTYAELKEAVAEAVIEELRPLRERTSELLNDPAELERVRAHGAKRAADRAQPRLQAAFHVTGLR, from the coding sequence ATGACCCGCCTGTCCGGGATCACCCCGTCCGGCCACGTCCAGCTCGGCAACTACCTCGGCGCCGTGCGGCGGTGGGCCGCCGAGCGCGAACCCGCGGATCTGTTCTTCGTCTCCGACCTGCACGCCATGACCACGCCGCACCGCCCGCAGCGGCTCCGCGCGCTCACCCGCGAGCAGTTCGCGGTGCTGATCGCGGCGGGCATCGCTCCTGATTCGCTGTTCGTCCAGTCCGACCTGGCCGGTGAGCTGGGCGCGCTGAACTGGATCCTGGAGTGCACCTGCTCGTACGGCGAGGCCGCCCGGATGGTCCAGTTCAAGGAGCGCGGTGCCGGGCAGGACGGCTCGCGGGTCGGCCTGCTGACCTACCCGGTGCTGATGGCCGCGGACATCCTGCTGCAGGGCGCCGACCAGGTCCCGGTGGGCAGCGACCAGGACCAGCACGTGGAGCTGGCCCGCACGCTGGCCCGGCGGTTCAACTCCTCCTACGGCCAGGTCTTCGCCGTCCCCGAGGCGGTGGTGCCCAGGACCGCGGCCCGGGTGCGCGACCTGGCCGATCCGGGCCGCAAGATGGAGAAGTCCAGCCCGCAGTCCCCCGGCGTGGTCTTCGTGCTCGACGAACCGGACGTGATCCGCCGCAAGTTCCGCCGCGCGGTGACCGACGGCCTCGACCGCATCCGCTACGCCCCGGACGACCAGCCGGGAGTGGCGAACCTGCTGGAGATCCTGGCCGCCTGCACCGGCACGAGCCCGTACACCGCGGCCGGATCGGCCACCACCTACGCGGAGCTGAAGGAAGCGGTGGCAGAAGCGGTGATCGAGGAGCTGAGACCGCTGCGCGAGCGCACCTCGGAGCTGCTGAACGACCCGGCCGAGCTGGAGCGGGTGCGAGCGCACGGCGCGAAGCGAGCCGCCGACCGAGCCCAGCCGCGCCTCCAGGCCGCCTTCCACGTCACCGGCCTGCGCTGA
- a CDS encoding NUDIX domain-containing protein has product MSVLRSTGLIEAPVATVGAALRHTRTAEVGLAGIGVRGRAATRPAALLVPGDELVFHTRIARLPLDLTTRIVRADADALSSVLVSGPLPELRHESVLAAAGPRTLLTDSLHWTTPFGPLGRLADVAIGRRFVLNALAARIDAVRELAESWASRSIVVGAAIVHKGRLLAQQRSYPAPDAGRWELPGGRVEPGEDEPTAVVRECWEELAVEVRPTGRVGTDVPLNNGMLLRIHAAELADPAAIPKAVEHNEVRWVTADELTDLDWLDADQVLVHSLRQLLTNT; this is encoded by the coding sequence GTGTCGGTTTTGCGGAGCACCGGACTGATCGAGGCACCTGTCGCCACGGTGGGAGCCGCGCTGCGGCACACGCGAACCGCCGAAGTCGGTTTGGCGGGCATCGGAGTCCGCGGCCGCGCCGCCACTCGTCCCGCCGCACTGCTCGTGCCCGGTGATGAGCTCGTCTTCCACACGCGAATCGCCCGCCTTCCGCTCGATCTGACCACTCGAATCGTGCGCGCCGACGCCGACGCGCTGAGTTCCGTGCTGGTGTCCGGCCCGCTGCCGGAGCTGCGGCACGAATCGGTGCTCGCCGCGGCCGGACCCCGGACGCTGCTGACCGACTCGTTGCACTGGACGACCCCGTTCGGGCCGCTGGGACGGCTGGCCGATGTCGCGATCGGCCGCCGCTTCGTGCTGAACGCGCTGGCCGCCAGGATCGACGCGGTCCGCGAACTCGCCGAGTCCTGGGCGAGCCGCTCGATCGTCGTCGGCGCCGCGATCGTCCACAAGGGACGACTGCTGGCGCAGCAGCGCAGCTACCCCGCGCCGGACGCCGGGCGCTGGGAATTGCCCGGCGGACGCGTCGAACCCGGTGAGGACGAGCCGACCGCGGTCGTCCGGGAGTGCTGGGAAGAACTGGCCGTCGAGGTGCGGCCCACCGGCCGGGTCGGCACCGACGTCCCGCTCAACAACGGGATGCTGCTGCGCATCCACGCGGCCGAGCTGGCGGACCCGGCAGCGATCCCGAAAGCCGTGGAGCACAACGAGGTCCGCTGGGTCACGGCGGACGAGCTGACCGACCTGGACTGGCTCGACGCCGACCAGGTCCTGGTCCACTCCCTCCGGCAGCTGCTGACCAACACCTGA